The following coding sequences are from one Gossypium hirsutum isolate 1008001.06 chromosome A12, Gossypium_hirsutum_v2.1, whole genome shotgun sequence window:
- the LOC107941544 gene encoding WD repeat-containing protein 74 isoform X1 codes for MVKYSGEPDNPTKSCKARGSDLHVHFKEKTMPRMTTVDCPGCPPLRALTFDALGLIKAIEAREKGGGGVAKVVERWGGPDASKCVLAASMNDRKIDPLLAVARKNGVIEILNPLNGELSRMVSDVSNAGVRPEDDAIAGLHLFRRQRVELTPSSCTLLTCKTKGNASIKTVDLVDTQADSGASKTWTVCGSGNILFSEVDGSESYALFGGKGVEVNMWDLENCTKIWTAKPPPANSLGIFTPTWFTSATFLSKDDHRKVVAGTNNHQVRLYDISAQRRPVVSFDFRETPIKAVAEDLDGHAVYIGNGSGDLASVDIRTGKLLGCFLGKCSGSIRSIARHPELPVIASCGLDSYLRIWDIGTRQLLSSVFLKQHLTKVVFDTNFTEEGIGGHE; via the exons atG GTGAAGTACTCAGGAGAACCGGACAACCCTACTAAAT CTTGCAAAGCTAGGGGTTCTGACCTTCATGTTCATTTTAAG GAGAAAACAATGCCTCGCATGACCACCGTCGACTGCCCTGGCTGTCCTCCACTTCGAGCCTTGACTTTCGATGCACTTGGACTAATCAAAG CAATCGAAGCTCGAgagaaaggaggaggaggagttGCCAAAGTGGTGGAGAGATGGGGAGGTCCTGATGCTTCCAAATGTGTGCTTGCCGCTTCCATGAATGACCGCAAAATCGACCCG TTATTAGCTGTTGCAAGAAAAAATGGTGTG ATTGAGATACTTAATCCCCTTAATGGTGAACTTTCCCGTATGGTTTCCGATGTTAGTAATGCTGGTGTTAGGCCAGAAGATGATGCTATTGCTGGGCTGCATTTGTTCAGAAGACAGAGAGTGGAGTTAACCCCGAG TTCATGCACTTTGCTCACATGTAAAACAAAAGGAAATGCAAGCATAAAAACTGTTGATCTCGTTGACACTCAAGCTGATTCTGGTGCCTCAAAAACATGGACTGTATGTGGCTCTGGTAATATCTTGTTTTCTGAAGTGGATGGGAGTGAAAGCTATGCCTTATTCGGAGG GAAGGGTGTTGAAGTTAACATGTGGGATCTTGAAAACTGTACTAAGATTTGGACTGCAAAGCCT CCTCCTGCAAACAGCCTTGGTATTTTTACTCCTACTTGGTTTACATCTGCAACATTTCTTAGCAAAGATGATCATCGTAAAGTTGTGGCTGGTACCAATAACCATCAG GTTCGCCTCTATGATATTTCTGCCCAACGAAGACCAGTTGTATCATTTGACTTCAGGGAGACCCCTATAAAAGCAGTTGCAGAAGACCTAGATGGTCATGCAGTTTATATAGGGAATGGATCTGGTGACCTTGCTTCTGTGGATATACGCACAG GTAAATTGTTAGGATGCTTTTTGGGGAAGTGCTCTGGAAGCATCCGATCCATTGCCCGGCACCCTGAACTTCCTGTTATAGCATCTTGCG GCTTGGACAGTTATTTGCGCATTTGGGACATTGGAACAAGGCAACTTCTATCATCG GTTTTCCTGAAGCAGCATCTTACAAAAGTTGTTTTCGATACTAATTTTACCGAAGAAG GGATTGGTGGACATGAATAA
- the LOC107941544 gene encoding WD repeat-containing protein 74 isoform X2, which translates to MVKYSGEPDNPTKSCKARGSDLHVHFKKTMPRMTTVDCPGCPPLRALTFDALGLIKAIEAREKGGGGVAKVVERWGGPDASKCVLAASMNDRKIDPLLAVARKNGVIEILNPLNGELSRMVSDVSNAGVRPEDDAIAGLHLFRRQRVELTPSSCTLLTCKTKGNASIKTVDLVDTQADSGASKTWTVCGSGNILFSEVDGSESYALFGGKGVEVNMWDLENCTKIWTAKPPPANSLGIFTPTWFTSATFLSKDDHRKVVAGTNNHQVRLYDISAQRRPVVSFDFRETPIKAVAEDLDGHAVYIGNGSGDLASVDIRTGKLLGCFLGKCSGSIRSIARHPELPVIASCGLDSYLRIWDIGTRQLLSSVFLKQHLTKVVFDTNFTEEGIGGHE; encoded by the exons atG GTGAAGTACTCAGGAGAACCGGACAACCCTACTAAAT CTTGCAAAGCTAGGGGTTCTGACCTTCATGTTCATTTTAAG AAAACAATGCCTCGCATGACCACCGTCGACTGCCCTGGCTGTCCTCCACTTCGAGCCTTGACTTTCGATGCACTTGGACTAATCAAAG CAATCGAAGCTCGAgagaaaggaggaggaggagttGCCAAAGTGGTGGAGAGATGGGGAGGTCCTGATGCTTCCAAATGTGTGCTTGCCGCTTCCATGAATGACCGCAAAATCGACCCG TTATTAGCTGTTGCAAGAAAAAATGGTGTG ATTGAGATACTTAATCCCCTTAATGGTGAACTTTCCCGTATGGTTTCCGATGTTAGTAATGCTGGTGTTAGGCCAGAAGATGATGCTATTGCTGGGCTGCATTTGTTCAGAAGACAGAGAGTGGAGTTAACCCCGAG TTCATGCACTTTGCTCACATGTAAAACAAAAGGAAATGCAAGCATAAAAACTGTTGATCTCGTTGACACTCAAGCTGATTCTGGTGCCTCAAAAACATGGACTGTATGTGGCTCTGGTAATATCTTGTTTTCTGAAGTGGATGGGAGTGAAAGCTATGCCTTATTCGGAGG GAAGGGTGTTGAAGTTAACATGTGGGATCTTGAAAACTGTACTAAGATTTGGACTGCAAAGCCT CCTCCTGCAAACAGCCTTGGTATTTTTACTCCTACTTGGTTTACATCTGCAACATTTCTTAGCAAAGATGATCATCGTAAAGTTGTGGCTGGTACCAATAACCATCAG GTTCGCCTCTATGATATTTCTGCCCAACGAAGACCAGTTGTATCATTTGACTTCAGGGAGACCCCTATAAAAGCAGTTGCAGAAGACCTAGATGGTCATGCAGTTTATATAGGGAATGGATCTGGTGACCTTGCTTCTGTGGATATACGCACAG GTAAATTGTTAGGATGCTTTTTGGGGAAGTGCTCTGGAAGCATCCGATCCATTGCCCGGCACCCTGAACTTCCTGTTATAGCATCTTGCG GCTTGGACAGTTATTTGCGCATTTGGGACATTGGAACAAGGCAACTTCTATCATCG GTTTTCCTGAAGCAGCATCTTACAAAAGTTGTTTTCGATACTAATTTTACCGAAGAAG GGATTGGTGGACATGAATAA
- the LOC107941544 gene encoding WD repeat-containing protein 74 isoform X3 gives MPRMTTVDCPGCPPLRALTFDALGLIKAIEAREKGGGGVAKVVERWGGPDASKCVLAASMNDRKIDPLLAVARKNGVIEILNPLNGELSRMVSDVSNAGVRPEDDAIAGLHLFRRQRVELTPSSCTLLTCKTKGNASIKTVDLVDTQADSGASKTWTVCGSGNILFSEVDGSESYALFGGKGVEVNMWDLENCTKIWTAKPPPANSLGIFTPTWFTSATFLSKDDHRKVVAGTNNHQVRLYDISAQRRPVVSFDFRETPIKAVAEDLDGHAVYIGNGSGDLASVDIRTGKLLGCFLGKCSGSIRSIARHPELPVIASCGLDSYLRIWDIGTRQLLSSVFLKQHLTKVVFDTNFTEEGIGGHE, from the exons ATGCCTCGCATGACCACCGTCGACTGCCCTGGCTGTCCTCCACTTCGAGCCTTGACTTTCGATGCACTTGGACTAATCAAAG CAATCGAAGCTCGAgagaaaggaggaggaggagttGCCAAAGTGGTGGAGAGATGGGGAGGTCCTGATGCTTCCAAATGTGTGCTTGCCGCTTCCATGAATGACCGCAAAATCGACCCG TTATTAGCTGTTGCAAGAAAAAATGGTGTG ATTGAGATACTTAATCCCCTTAATGGTGAACTTTCCCGTATGGTTTCCGATGTTAGTAATGCTGGTGTTAGGCCAGAAGATGATGCTATTGCTGGGCTGCATTTGTTCAGAAGACAGAGAGTGGAGTTAACCCCGAG TTCATGCACTTTGCTCACATGTAAAACAAAAGGAAATGCAAGCATAAAAACTGTTGATCTCGTTGACACTCAAGCTGATTCTGGTGCCTCAAAAACATGGACTGTATGTGGCTCTGGTAATATCTTGTTTTCTGAAGTGGATGGGAGTGAAAGCTATGCCTTATTCGGAGG GAAGGGTGTTGAAGTTAACATGTGGGATCTTGAAAACTGTACTAAGATTTGGACTGCAAAGCCT CCTCCTGCAAACAGCCTTGGTATTTTTACTCCTACTTGGTTTACATCTGCAACATTTCTTAGCAAAGATGATCATCGTAAAGTTGTGGCTGGTACCAATAACCATCAG GTTCGCCTCTATGATATTTCTGCCCAACGAAGACCAGTTGTATCATTTGACTTCAGGGAGACCCCTATAAAAGCAGTTGCAGAAGACCTAGATGGTCATGCAGTTTATATAGGGAATGGATCTGGTGACCTTGCTTCTGTGGATATACGCACAG GTAAATTGTTAGGATGCTTTTTGGGGAAGTGCTCTGGAAGCATCCGATCCATTGCCCGGCACCCTGAACTTCCTGTTATAGCATCTTGCG GCTTGGACAGTTATTTGCGCATTTGGGACATTGGAACAAGGCAACTTCTATCATCG GTTTTCCTGAAGCAGCATCTTACAAAAGTTGTTTTCGATACTAATTTTACCGAAGAAG GGATTGGTGGACATGAATAA
- the LOC107941545 gene encoding valine--tRNA ligase, chloroplastic/mitochondrial 2 isoform X1, whose amino-acid sequence MLIGCIHLMPEEKEVLALLSKLDLDNIHFADSPPEDAKQSVHLIASGGLEAYLPLADMVDISAEVQRLTKRLSKMQTEYEGLKARLNSPKFIEKAPKDVVCGVQEKAAESEQKINLTKNRLALLESTVMLSQ is encoded by the exons ATGTTGATAGGTTGTATCCACTTGATGCCGGAAGAGAAGGAGGTTTTGGCTCTCTTATCCAAGCTAGATTTAGACAATATTCATTTCGCTGATTCTCCTCCAG AGGATGCAAAACAATCAGTTCACCTTATTGCAAGTGGAGGACTGGAGGCATATCTTCCCCTTGCTGATATGGTTGATATTTCTGCTGAAGTGCAACGCCTTACCAAGCGGCTATCAAAGATGCAAACAGAGTATGAGGGACTTAAAGCTCGTCTCAACTCTCCTAAA TTCATAGAGAAAGCTCCCAAGGATGTTGTCTGTGGGGTTCAGGAAAAAGCAGCAGAATCAGAACAGAAGATTAATTTAACCAAAAACCGATTGGCTTTACTGGAATCAACTGTTATGCTTTCCCAATAG
- the LOC107941545 gene encoding valine--tRNA ligase, chloroplastic/mitochondrial 2 isoform X2 translates to MPEEKEVLALLSKLDLDNIHFADSPPEDAKQSVHLIASGGLEAYLPLADMVDISAEVQRLTKRLSKMQTEYEGLKARLNSPKFIEKAPKDVVCGVQEKAAESEQKINLTKNRLALLESTVMLSQ, encoded by the exons ATGCCGGAAGAGAAGGAGGTTTTGGCTCTCTTATCCAAGCTAGATTTAGACAATATTCATTTCGCTGATTCTCCTCCAG AGGATGCAAAACAATCAGTTCACCTTATTGCAAGTGGAGGACTGGAGGCATATCTTCCCCTTGCTGATATGGTTGATATTTCTGCTGAAGTGCAACGCCTTACCAAGCGGCTATCAAAGATGCAAACAGAGTATGAGGGACTTAAAGCTCGTCTCAACTCTCCTAAA TTCATAGAGAAAGCTCCCAAGGATGTTGTCTGTGGGGTTCAGGAAAAAGCAGCAGAATCAGAACAGAAGATTAATTTAACCAAAAACCGATTGGCTTTACTGGAATCAACTGTTATGCTTTCCCAATAG
- the LOC121203097 gene encoding valine--tRNA ligase, chloroplastic/mitochondrial 2 yields MQPLAEKALLEVEKGELTIIPERFEKIYNHWLTNIKDWCISRQLWWGHRIPVWYIVGKDCEEEYIVARSAEEALMKARDKYGKDVEVYQDPDVLDTWFSSALWPFSTLGWPDLLAEDFERFYPTTMLETGHDILFFWVARMVMMGIKFTGTVPFSYVYLHGLIRDSQGRKMSKTLGNVIDPLDTIKEFGTDALRFTLALGTSGQDLNLSTERLTANKAFTNKLWNAGKFVLQVLRNRDNVSSWQNIEACKPTPERIQRHTIL; encoded by the exons ATGCAGCCTTTAGCTGAAAAGGCTCTTCTTGAAGTTGAAAAGGGAGAATTGACCATTATTCCTGAAAGATTTGAGAAG ATTTATAATCATTGGCTGACAAATATCAAGGATTGGTGCATAAGCAGACAGCTGTGGTGGGGACACCGCATACCTGTTTGGTACATTGTTGGAAAAGACTGTGAAGAGGAGTACATAGTTGCTAGGAGTGCTGAGGAAGCTCTTATGAAGGCTCGTGATAAATACGGAAAAGACGTAGAAGTTTATCAGGATCCAGATGTTCTTGACACTTGGTTCTCAAG TGCATTATGGCCTTTCAGTACTCTTGGGTGGCCAGATTTGTTGGCAGAGGATTTTGAAAGGTTTTATCCGACAACAATGCTTGAAACTGG CCATGATATATTGTTCTTTTGGGTTGCAAGAATGGTCATGATGGGAATCAAATTCACAGGAACTGTTCCATTTTCATATGTATATCTTCATGGTCTAATCCGTGATTCACAA GGGCGTAAAATGTCTAAAACTCTTGGCAATGTTATTGATCCACTTGATACTATCAAGGAGTTTGGCACTGATGCCTTGCGATTCACTCTTGCTTTGGGAACTTCTGGTCAG GATCTTAATTTATCTACTGAAAGGCTAACAGCGAACAAGGCCTTCACAAACAAATTATGGAATGCTGGCAAGTTTGTGCTGCAGGTTCTGCGTAATCGGGATAATGTTTCTAGTTGGCAGAATATAGAGGCTTGTAAG